A window of Hyphomicrobiales bacterium contains these coding sequences:
- a CDS encoding M48 family metalloprotease: MENNNEEIHNTITGSFEVIHDTWAKENVDRVVKTLTKIKPELSDTPVHILRAPIHTAFVTIEQQIYVSHRLLELCADDAVLAFIISHEFAHLKLGHLDYDNGWISEQAPEFIDSLVGMLKINLNRLVNGCDDEAEADLYALRLCIQAGYDAENCLKIFDILEKVALDHGDIEGVYGPDSLYEDLHGEQSWSDRLEIWWYYKNRGYLPVIHRKKVLLDMLKEDQLDQCG, encoded by the coding sequence ATGGAAAATAACAATGAAGAAATACACAATACTATTACCGGATCATTTGAAGTAATTCATGACACTTGGGCGAAGGAAAACGTAGATCGCGTGGTGAAAACCCTCACGAAGATCAAACCCGAGCTGTCAGACACTCCAGTACATATTCTTAGAGCGCCGATCCACACCGCTTTCGTGACAATTGAACAGCAAATTTACGTTTCGCATAGATTATTAGAACTCTGTGCCGATGATGCAGTATTAGCTTTCATAATCAGTCATGAATTTGCTCATCTAAAACTTGGCCACCTTGATTACGATAACGGGTGGATTTCAGAACAGGCTCCTGAGTTTATTGACTCGCTTGTTGGAATGTTAAAAATCAACCTCAATCGTTTAGTGAACGGATGTGATGATGAAGCCGAAGCTGACCTTTATGCGCTACGTCTTTGTATTCAAGCTGGATATGATGCAGAGAATTGCTTAAAAATCTTCGATATTTTGGAGAAGGTCGCGCTCGACCATGGTGACATTGAAGGCGTTTATGGTCCCGATTCACTCTATGAAGATTTACATGGCGAACAGAGTTGGTCGGATCGGCTTGAGATATGGTGGTACTATAAAAATCGAGGCTACCTTCCCGTTATTCACCGTAAAAAAGTGTTGCTCGATATGCTCAAAGAAGATCAGCTAGATCAATGTGGATAA